A window from Strix uralensis isolate ZFMK-TIS-50842 chromosome 15, bStrUra1, whole genome shotgun sequence encodes these proteins:
- the OLFML1 gene encoding olfactomedin-like protein 1 isoform X3, producing the protein MLNASCDHMLAGIKSLKIVKKTGDKHGSWMKDPGKKHTKIYLLNGSVNNVILEFANIMTFMEDNHTLKARRVTLPSPWEGTGHIIYQGFLFYHRYGSLNEIIKFNIQKRNITDQMLLPGAGRIPAYQLSPSTKIDLAIDEQGLWAIHAEPETGGNIVITKINHITMAVEHTWDTSCNSKDAEAAFMACNTLYVVYNFASGGTSRIQCVYDVLDAVNTYEIPVLHFPKRQGSHSTIHYNPKEKQLFAWGDGSQIIYKLLTKQKV; encoded by the exons ATGCTTAATGCAA GTTGTGACCACATGCTTGCAGGTATTAAGTCCCTAAAGATAGTTAAGAAGACTGGAGATAAGCATGGCTCTTGGATGAAAGATCCTGGCAAAAAGCATAcaaagatttatttattaaatggttctgtaaataatgttattttggaATTTGCAAATATCATGACATTCATGGAAGACAATCATACACTAAAAGCTCGCAGAGTCACCTTGCCATCTCCCTGGGAGGGAACTGGCCACATCATATATCAGGGTTTCTTGTTCTATCACAGATATGGCTCCTTAAATGAGATAATTAAATTCAATatccagaaaagaaatataactgACCAAATGCTACTGCCAGGGGCTGGAAGGATTCCTGCCTATCAGCTTTCTCCATCTACAAAAATAGATCTTGCCATTGATGAGCAAGGGCTCTGGGCAATCCATGCAGAACCAGAGACTGGAGGAAACATTGTAATTACTAAAATCAACCACATAACCATGGCAGTAGAGCATACTTGGGACACATCATGCAACAGCAAGGATGCTGAGGCAGCTTTCATGGCATGCAACACACTCTATGTTGTCTACAACTTTGCTAGTGGAGGCACCTCTCGCATACAATGTGTTTATGACGTTTTGGATGCTGTAAATACTTATGAAATCCCAGTATTGCATTTTCCAAAACGTCAGGGTAGCCATTCCACTATACATTACAATCCCAAAGAAAAGCAACTCTTTGCTTGGGGTGATGGATCTCAGATCATTTACAAGCTTCTCACAAAGCAAAAAGTTTAG
- the OLFML1 gene encoding olfactomedin-like protein 1 isoform X2 translates to MVVLQLRFLLVPFLTSVMGAAQYMMQDAALMNYIDRRFLSLETLEKCNQDILDYVEEFRDFSQMVLSRLAGLNNYKAEVKNEVENLLTRIERAQRDIDYFGSVTDSNTCIEVHEDLVKQQLFEEAEEKKKLKLMLNASCDHMLAGIKSLKIVKKTGDKHGSWMKDPGKKHTKIYLLNGSVNNVILEFANIMTFMEDNHTLKARRVTLPSPWEGTGHIIYQGFLFYHRYGSLNEIIKFNIQKRNITDQMLLPGAGRIPAYQLSPSTKIDLAIDEQGLWAIHAEPETGGNIVITKINHITMAVEHTWDTSCNSKDAEAAFMACNTLYVVYNFASGGTSRIQCVYDVLDAVNTYEIPVLHFPKRQGSHSTIHYNPKEKQLFAWGDGSQIIYKLLTKQKV, encoded by the exons ATGGTAGTCTTGCAACTCCGATTTTTATTAGTTCCATTCCTCACAAGCGTCATGGGAGCGGCACAATATATGATGCAAGATGCAGCACTGATGAACTACATTGACCGGCGTTTCCTATCTTTAGAG ACGCTGGAAAAATGCAACCAAGACATACTGGATTATGTGGAAGAATTCCGAGACTTTTCACAGATGGTACTGTCCCGCCTGGCAGGACTGAACAATTATAAGGCTGAGGTTAAAAATGAAGTAGAGAATTTGCTAACAAGGATTGAACGAGCACAAAGGGACATTGACTATTTTGGATCTGTCACAGATTCTAATACATGTATAGAAGTACATGAAGACCTGGTTAAACAGCAGCTatttgaagaagcagaagaaaaaaagaaacttaaactCATGCTTAATGCAA GTTGTGACCACATGCTTGCAGGTATTAAGTCCCTAAAGATAGTTAAGAAGACTGGAGATAAGCATGGCTCTTGGATGAAAGATCCTGGCAAAAAGCATAcaaagatttatttattaaatggttctgtaaataatgttattttggaATTTGCAAATATCATGACATTCATGGAAGACAATCATACACTAAAAGCTCGCAGAGTCACCTTGCCATCTCCCTGGGAGGGAACTGGCCACATCATATATCAGGGTTTCTTGTTCTATCACAGATATGGCTCCTTAAATGAGATAATTAAATTCAATatccagaaaagaaatataactgACCAAATGCTACTGCCAGGGGCTGGAAGGATTCCTGCCTATCAGCTTTCTCCATCTACAAAAATAGATCTTGCCATTGATGAGCAAGGGCTCTGGGCAATCCATGCAGAACCAGAGACTGGAGGAAACATTGTAATTACTAAAATCAACCACATAACCATGGCAGTAGAGCATACTTGGGACACATCATGCAACAGCAAGGATGCTGAGGCAGCTTTCATGGCATGCAACACACTCTATGTTGTCTACAACTTTGCTAGTGGAGGCACCTCTCGCATACAATGTGTTTATGACGTTTTGGATGCTGTAAATACTTATGAAATCCCAGTATTGCATTTTCCAAAACGTCAGGGTAGCCATTCCACTATACATTACAATCCCAAAGAAAAGCAACTCTTTGCTTGGGGTGATGGATCTCAGATCATTTACAAGCTTCTCACAAAGCAAAAAGTTTAG
- the OLFML1 gene encoding olfactomedin-like protein 1 isoform X1 gives MVVLQLRFLLVPFLTSVMGAAQYMMQDAALMNYIDRRFLSLEKTLEKCNQDILDYVEEFRDFSQMVLSRLAGLNNYKAEVKNEVENLLTRIERAQRDIDYFGSVTDSNTCIEVHEDLVKQQLFEEAEEKKKLKLMLNASCDHMLAGIKSLKIVKKTGDKHGSWMKDPGKKHTKIYLLNGSVNNVILEFANIMTFMEDNHTLKARRVTLPSPWEGTGHIIYQGFLFYHRYGSLNEIIKFNIQKRNITDQMLLPGAGRIPAYQLSPSTKIDLAIDEQGLWAIHAEPETGGNIVITKINHITMAVEHTWDTSCNSKDAEAAFMACNTLYVVYNFASGGTSRIQCVYDVLDAVNTYEIPVLHFPKRQGSHSTIHYNPKEKQLFAWGDGSQIIYKLLTKQKV, from the exons ATGGTAGTCTTGCAACTCCGATTTTTATTAGTTCCATTCCTCACAAGCGTCATGGGAGCGGCACAATATATGATGCAAGATGCAGCACTGATGAACTACATTGACCGGCGTTTCCTATCTTTAGAG AAGACGCTGGAAAAATGCAACCAAGACATACTGGATTATGTGGAAGAATTCCGAGACTTTTCACAGATGGTACTGTCCCGCCTGGCAGGACTGAACAATTATAAGGCTGAGGTTAAAAATGAAGTAGAGAATTTGCTAACAAGGATTGAACGAGCACAAAGGGACATTGACTATTTTGGATCTGTCACAGATTCTAATACATGTATAGAAGTACATGAAGACCTGGTTAAACAGCAGCTatttgaagaagcagaagaaaaaaagaaacttaaactCATGCTTAATGCAA GTTGTGACCACATGCTTGCAGGTATTAAGTCCCTAAAGATAGTTAAGAAGACTGGAGATAAGCATGGCTCTTGGATGAAAGATCCTGGCAAAAAGCATAcaaagatttatttattaaatggttctgtaaataatgttattttggaATTTGCAAATATCATGACATTCATGGAAGACAATCATACACTAAAAGCTCGCAGAGTCACCTTGCCATCTCCCTGGGAGGGAACTGGCCACATCATATATCAGGGTTTCTTGTTCTATCACAGATATGGCTCCTTAAATGAGATAATTAAATTCAATatccagaaaagaaatataactgACCAAATGCTACTGCCAGGGGCTGGAAGGATTCCTGCCTATCAGCTTTCTCCATCTACAAAAATAGATCTTGCCATTGATGAGCAAGGGCTCTGGGCAATCCATGCAGAACCAGAGACTGGAGGAAACATTGTAATTACTAAAATCAACCACATAACCATGGCAGTAGAGCATACTTGGGACACATCATGCAACAGCAAGGATGCTGAGGCAGCTTTCATGGCATGCAACACACTCTATGTTGTCTACAACTTTGCTAGTGGAGGCACCTCTCGCATACAATGTGTTTATGACGTTTTGGATGCTGTAAATACTTATGAAATCCCAGTATTGCATTTTCCAAAACGTCAGGGTAGCCATTCCACTATACATTACAATCCCAAAGAAAAGCAACTCTTTGCTTGGGGTGATGGATCTCAGATCATTTACAAGCTTCTCACAAAGCAAAAAGTTTAG